One Bacteroidota bacterium genomic window, TTTTGAAACTTTAAGTAATGATATTGATACCGAAGTTTTGATCATAGGGGCAGGAATAGCTGGTTTGACTACAGCATATTGTCTTGCTTCATCAGGAAGAAAAGTTGTGGTGATCGAAGATGGCTTGCCCGGAAGTGGTGAAAGCGGCAGAACGACGGCTCATTTGACCAATGCTTTGGATGATCGTTATTATACCCTTCAAAAAATATTTGGAGAAGAAAAAACAAAGCTTGCTGCACAAAGTCATAGTGCAGCAATTGATTGGATCGAAGAAACGATACGCAAGGAAAATATTGATTGTGATTTTATGCGATTGGATGGATATTTATTTCTTCATCCAACAGATAAGAAAGAATCTTTACAAAAAGAGTTAGAAGCAACTCATGCTGCAGGGCTGCAAACTGAGCTTATAAAATCTATTCCTGGCATAGCTGAAAGTGGCCACTGCATTCATTTTCCCAGGCAAGGACAATTTCATATTATGAAATACCTGAATGGACTTGCAAAAGCTATTGAAAGAATGGGAGTAAAAATTTTTACAAACACTCATGCCGAACGAATAAAAGATAATGTTGTTATTGCCAATGGGAAGACAATAAACGCATTAAACATAGTAGTAGCAACAAATTCGCCTGTGAACGATATTGTTACTATGCACACAAAACAATTTCCATATCGATCATATGTTATTGCAGCCATTATTGCCAAAGGTATGGTTAAGCCTGCTTTATGGTGGGATACAGGCGACCAGGATTCTACATGGATATCCCAACCTTATCATTATGTTCGCTTGCAATCTTACAACGATAATTATGATTTGCTGATCTCAGGTGGTGAAGATCATAAAACAGGGCAAGCAGGTAAGGAAGATATTCCGGAAGAAGAACGATACAAAAAATTAATTGAATGGACGAGTAAACGTTTTTCCGCAATGAAAGAAATAGTTTACCGTTGGTCGGGCCAGGTGTTAGAACCATTGGATTCACTTGCATTTATTGGAAAAAATCCAGGCAGTGAAA contains:
- a CDS encoding FAD-dependent oxidoreductase, giving the protein MPTLQKEATIQKDTITSGENQPYWIDAVPQLTFETLSNDIDTEVLIIGAGIAGLTTAYCLASSGRKVVVIEDGLPGSGESGRTTAHLTNALDDRYYTLQKIFGEEKTKLAAQSHSAAIDWIEETIRKENIDCDFMRLDGYLFLHPTDKKESLQKELEATHAAGLQTELIKSIPGIAESGHCIHFPRQGQFHIMKYLNGLAKAIERMGVKIFTNTHAERIKDNVVIANGKTINALNIVVATNSPVNDIVTMHTKQFPYRSYVIAAIIAKGMVKPALWWDTGDQDSTWISQPYHYVRLQSYNDNYDLLISGGEDHKTGQAGKEDIPEEERYKKLIEWTSKRFSAMKEIVYRWSGQVLEPLDSLAFIGKNPGSENIYIITGDSGNGMTHGTIGGILINDLINGKENPWEQIYKPSRIPLKVGGDYIREALSMAGQYSDWISKGDIESIDKLENNEGAIVSSGVKKLAAYKDEWGELFVFSATCPHLGCVVQWNADEKTFDCPCHGSRFTKEGKVINGPAISNLKSIEIKSFAEKT